ACTCTCGATCTTGACCACTACGTTAAGACATCATTGATTCGTgataaagaaaattaaattaaatagtgaAATCTCATTTATTTTAACTACATGGATCATACTATGACTTGgtccttaactaattaatttataCCTTTATACTCCTAGTAGTCCTAGTACCATCATATTAAATTGAATACTTTTGTCTAATTGCACAACTACACCTATACAAGGAGCATAATTAGGGGGTTCATTTGAGTTGTAAGTAGTTGTTGAAAATAAAGTCCAATTATAGCATagcaataaaattataaaataagggGTCAAGAGGTCATTCCTTTATCACAACGAGTCAACAACCAATCATAGAATTTATATTAGATGCCTAATATGATTCCTCCTTTGCGGTTATGATTATGGTATCAAACTATCGTGAAATTATAGGTTGTCAACTAATTTAGTTGGTTAAGGTGATGAAAGGGTTTATATAATTTGTACGGCTTTAACCCATGCATGAACattacaaataaaataatttaaagagCATTTTTCACGGATTGGATTCGAATCTCTGAACTTGTGAATGAAAAATGGGAGGGAACTTCCAAGACATTTTTGCATAGATTTTAAAGTACTTAAGAAAAATATGTGGACAAACAGAGTACTATAAGAATCCATTCATTATCaatatcattaccccattgtctCAAAAAGGCTCCCgtaagaagcggggtaaggaggggtcgggtgtacgcaaccttacccctgcatttgcagagaggttgttttcaattgacccaaaagcgataacgggacgacaacatgacgaccatcttctaattcatggaaaggaagcgaagaagTTTTAAgggccattttgatttagtccattacagaGTACTATAAGAatgaactaaaaaaaatattcgggatagatagatagatagatagatagatagatagatagatagataccAGAAGCAGCGGCGCTAACAACATCATAATGATTGTATTCCTTTGTATGTAAAACAATCCTGGTGGTGTAATGTTGATGAGTAGCATAAAAGCTCGAAAGCGCCATTTTTATGCATTTGTAACACATCTCCCCAATCCAATCTTGCTCATCCAAGATCAAACCTACATTTACTGGTATTATAGTAGTTTTGCTACTTCTTGCTGATACTGGTTTTAAGTTTATAAGTGAGAGATTTAGGAAGAGTAATAAGCAGAGAAGTCTCATCTCTTGAGTTTATTGTTTTGCCTTGTAAGGCTTTTTATTAGGTTGGCTAATAACAAGATTCTGTGATGTCTATGTCCAactgtgtgtatatatataataGGAGTAGCTAGATAGAGGAAAAATCTTAATTTTGCTATTGGCTATCTCATGATGTATCATGTATGGTCAGCGACGGGTTTAAAAATACCATTTAGTTGgagttaaaataaataaatttaataaatatgCAGGGCTTGTTCGGCGGTAGCGGTTAAGGTAGCGGGTAGTGTTTTGACCTAGGGCGTGTTCGAcagtagcgtttgaggtagcgggtagcgttttgacgcagtcaagacgctacttgtaaaatttgtaagtgtttggcaAGGTAACGGTTAGCGGTAGAGGTAGCGTttgggtagcttttgtcaaacgttaaaattaggcTTTTATGGTAGCGGGTAgcatttgacaaatttataataaagttttaaacaatattctaccttttattttattttagaatatcaaccgctacttttaccgaacacatATATCAGTTAGCCGCTACTTGGACAGCTAAGCGTTACCCGCTACCATTCAATGCTACCCGCTACTCGAACCACTATCCGCcactcaactgctaactgctaattttgccgaacatGCCCCTATTCAACAAGCTACTTGTAAAAATTTTAAGTGTTTGACAAGGTAGCggtttaggtagcggttagtggttgggtagcttttgttgcacgttaaaattagtagtgTTTAAGGTAACGCGTAGCGTTTGTGAAACTAATAGTAAAGTTTTAAACAATATTCCagcttttattttcattttccaatatcaaaccgctactttgacagctaactgTTACCCGCTATTATTCACCGATACTTTaacagctaaccgttacccgctattATTCACCGCTACTACTCACCGCTACTCTAACAGCTACCCGCCACGCACCCGCTACCGCCAAGTTATGGGAACATGACCTTAGTGGGAACATAGGGTCAAATGGTAAATTTTATGAGAACATTTTCTAAAAATCTTAAAAGTTCAATAAATCTTTTTCACAATTTGCAAATTCAAGTGAGGTCAATATGAACTCTCACTTTACTAAGTAGCTCCGCACTGCGTGTGATGGACTAGTATATATTGGTAGATGATGCTCTAATGTACTATAAGCAAAATGTTGTGCAATCAACTGATCAACTTCGCACGTACAGATTAAATGTAAGTAAGCTTATTTGGCGAGTTAGTGGAGAACTAACCTTGTGATTTGAAAGTCACAAATTCGAGCCCTGTCAACTGATCGATAAGTAGCTGTTGTAGGTCATAAATCAAGTCTTTCTTTTAGGCTTGCTCTTAAGACGATCTTACCCATGCATGTGGGAAGTTTGTATTATTGATGTTACAATGTTAGCTAGCAATATAATTTACTTAACATTTTTTTAACTAAATGTAAGAAGAGCCAATTATAAGGAGCTACGGAGTACTAACTCGTTAATTGACTAATTAACTTAAGTTGTATGTAATTAATAAAAATCTTTGATCTTTGAATTGTTAACGTGTTCTCACTGGTCAATTCTAGCTAGAAAAGTATTGTATGATTACGCCATGCAAGCTTAATCAAGCTTACAAAAGTAAATAAGTATATTTATTCAACAAGAAAGCTACAAAAAGAGATTAATTATTAAGACGAAAGAGTTGAGCGTAAATACATAATATAGGAGATTAGGTAGTAATAAATCTAGTTTAAAGTATGGAATATGATGTCCGATGGATGAAAGTCAAGATATAAGTCAAGAACACATCTGAAATATGGTCGAGTACACACTCATTATTCTAGGAAGTATAAAtcaatatctgatatgtatttcacaAATACATATCACCCACTAAACGGTAAAATAGGGATAAGACAAACGCTAAAGGAAAAAATCAATTTCTTTTTGAAAATGCCAttgttttttgaaaaatggcataTATTTTTCCAAAATGACATGTGTTCTTTGAAAATGGCACCTGCTTTCATTTTTATCTTATCTCTGATTTGTCGTTTAGTGGGGTGATATGTATcttgaaatacatatcagatattggCCTCTCCGCCCTCCTCATTATTCCTTCACAATAACCAAGCTTCTAAGGGAGACTAGGTCTCTTATTATTAGGCCAAGTCTTAAGATTATAATATCTCTTTACCTAGTAAGTATTGATTGTTGACCTTTTCATCAATAGAATATCAAGAGAGACCATATAGAATtggaagatccaaaatccaCCGTTCATCAATCTTATGGAAAAAAGTATGCTTCCGCAATTATATTCTACCGATTAATCTAGTACTACTTCTGTTTCAGCAAGATCTTTacaattactatttgcacaaatattaagataaaagtagaaaaattgactggatataataaaatatggataaagtagaaaaatgtgtaaaaatgtgggtaggtgtaaaaaaaaattgaataatgtAAGAGAAAGTGTGTGgaaaattataaatattgtgGGGTAAAAAGGGTAaagtagtaaattttcatgtcctaaaaatagaataaagtaaagtgtaaagaacattttaaaaCGGATCGACTAAAACAGAAAGTGTagagatcattttgaaacgaatGTAGTATGAAGTATTTAGTTTGGATTAATTCTTACAATAAAAGTTTTGTTTCATTTGTTTAGACGGACAAAATGAGGAAGGATCGCATTGATTACTTTATGAAGTTATTTAATAGCAAAACGATAATTAAGGGTTAGAGCCATTATAGTTGTTTACCGGCTCAAAATAAGATTGTACTAGACTTTAGCCCGTGCAATcagtttctattaaattgttacgttaaaaCAAAACTCCTACatatatcaactgctatattttatatattagattaaattgatttttttttttattttggattgaatttcattttagatttatttttttaattattatagtgtttgattttggatgaaattgtatataagaaatattaataattttaataaatttttttacgtggcacctaattatttatctgcgtggcattcgactttttaattcaaaaataattttgaagtcttatttttcattggctgaaaccattagattttctacgtggcgctctaatattggattaatgtttgattttggatcggattttattttagattagtgtttgattttggatgaattttattttagatttattttttaattattagagcgtttgattttggatggaattgtatatattagtaattaattaattaatttaaatatctacatggcacctaattaattatctacgtggcagtcgatttttgtaattcaaaaataaattagaaatcttatttttcattggccgaaatcattagtaatcctaggtggcgctctaatacttcagcaaatatgtctcctttatatatgtatattagattagatttacacctaaaattgaaaatttgataATGCAAACTCGATATGGGCCAAAATTTATTCTATTTGGACCTTTCTAAAAACCGATATGGGccaaaatttatttttgaaggGTTTTAAGTTCAGCCGGATTAGAGAccaaaaatttatattttccgACTCAAAAGTTTGTATAGATTGTGTTAGGTTCAATTTAAACTATTTTTCTGGTCCGAACCAATTTCTTTTCCATATTAATAAGAGGGCATGACTGGACCCTTATAGGGTACTCTCAAGTCTCAACTCTCAACTCAATTGAGCTTAGGTACGTACTTGAAAAATTGGAGTCTTTGTGGGTCGACATCCCCGGTTCAGTCCTACAAGGACCCTTGTAGGGTACTCGATTGGGACCGGGGGTATGGATACCCAAACCTCTTAGGCAAAAGCAATCCCAATCGAGTATGATCTTACGAGTTATGATCACAAAATTCATGATAGTGGCATGCTGTAACTACTAGACTAATTGACATTTTTCATGGTTAAACACATAATTAAGAGCGATTTCCTTCGATATTGTTTAAAGAACGTCAAATTTCCAAAATGCGccactttttaacttaattcccaccctaccgtccacgtcagcattaaaaccggtctttttttttttaacgaagcgacactaaaccgctatctcaggtagcggttgacttaagtaaaccgctatctgagatagtgGTTTATAATCACGTAGGTAGTACTATTTATaaatggttaaaaaaaaaaactgcatCAGCTAGGGGTCGAACCCACGACCTTTTGGTTAGGAAATAAACACTCTATCCGCTGAGCTACAGACAACAATGttgataagttaaatttagaaatgtttataattaatattaataaatggttaaaaagaaataaacacatcaggtaggattcgaacccacgACCTCCTGCGTAGAAACAACACACTCTATCCACTGAGCTACAAACACAATTGATGTCATAAGAGGTTACTTCTAAattatatttctatttaaactgtaattcatgttaaaaataatttacaattaagtaaaccgccatctgagatagcggttttgttttaataCAAACcactatctgagatagcggtttatagcattgaaccgccatctgagatggcggtttgctttaaaacgaaaccgctatctcatatagcggttcaatgctgaaccggaaaaaaaaaattacttctctttctcccttgcttacatggacggtatggtgggaaataacttaaaaagtaacgtatttagggaattgttggatctttatgcaatattgaaggaaatcgctccatAATTAAGTACAATATACTCCGTGCCACGtattaatatatttatatttatatgacAATGAAATTACACAAAACTACATAGAATTATGTTTTTGAGGCTTGTAAGGCCATGAATGTTCTCGGGATTAATTAAAATtggtttaacttttttttttttttatatttaatcGAAATAGGATGCACATATAGTACTTCTTATAAAGGAATGAGGTTGAGGATTTCTCGTCAAAGTAGATTGTTATAAAATTCACGTGTAATAATTTGTTaaatcttattaaaacttaaaTTCGCATTGTTCACTTGTGTATGTACTCGGACCATATAACGCAAACTAAGTTATTACTCCGTAACAATTAGTCCAACGATATTTATTGATGGAATTAAAAGATAGGTTAAGAAACAATTACATGCTTCATTGATGATTATCAGTGCTTTTTACGTCCTAAGTTTGAATTGGATGTAGAGATAAAGAAGTAGAAGAACAAGTTTAAAAACTAAAagtttgaaaatgtaacaaattattttcattcactagtaaggaaatgcacaaattcttgtttacaagggttgtacaataaatattgtacaccagagtaaaagttaactcaaaatgtttaaaagttaagctcatatatgtaaaagttactcattttttagtgataaattttttcattttaataaaacttatttcttcaaaatcattaataatgtataaaattaatcatttaactatttaaaatgtttatctatcaacgtgtttttttatgaatataaaagttaatccaaactatgttaaagttacaaataaatgggtaaaagttattttggtgtacaataaatttattgtacacctagtgCGCGCAAGACATTTTGAAGGAAATGTATACAAAATAACCTTTATTACATAAACTGATTTACGGGTAGTTTTGATTCACCTACAAATGCTACAGGGGAAACCCATAAgttctcaaattctagtttttgtagaaaaaaaaataatcataaaATCTTTGTAATAGAAAAAAAGAAGTTTCAAAGTAAGGGCCCAACCGGGTTCGAACCGGTGACCTATTGATCTGCAGTCAATTGCTCTACCACTGAGCTATGGACCCCTTGTGTGTTAAATTCTAACttatattaaatatataaacGGACCTTTCTTATTCTTGTACGAAATTTTTTGCCAAATATCAAGACTTTGTTTAGTAGAGAGAGTTTTGGCACAAAATTAGTGATTTCAAACACTATTAAATATTTAACTAGTTAAATACGCTAATAGGATATTTGGTAGATAAAGATTTAAAAAGATTTTTCGGCTCAATCCTCGGTTTTATAATACGCTGCTTTGAACAACGTTTTTTTTGAGGATATTTAGTACAATATTGTATTTCCTCCGTTCATTTTTACTCGTAATGTTTATCACTTTTACGCATGTCAAtgtacaactttgatcattaatttctttaatttttttaagcaaaaattataaaaagttaatattttaaaaatatattaagacgaatctaacaagatctcatatAACTCTGTTTTATCTTACACTAGTGTAGAAAACACAAACATTGCGATTGACATTAGTATAGAAAACACAAacattgcgagtattaaaaatggGTGGAAGTAGAAGACCAGGCCGGATTCCGATTGACTCCATTTATAGCGTTGAGCGCGCTCATATGGGTGACACGTGACCTGTTATTCACTTTCTCTTTGGGTTCCCCTTTTCCCTCCATTTTTCATTGTCACTTCCTCTATTGCTCTTCGTTCATCACCAATTCAACACAAAAAAGCATGGATTTCTTCAAATTGCCGCACGGAACTTCAATCAACCCCAAATCGAGGAAGGTAATCGTTATGATtccctatttttattcaaattctTTCGTTCATGACTGTTCTTGTTAAATTAGGGTTCGTAAATTGTAATttgcaattttattttttttccagttATTCACGAATTTAGGGTTACAATTGTTCAGTTACGATGTCTGTAGTGATTCCAGTTAGTCATTATGGCATAAAAGTTCAACATTTGCCAGACAAACCCATTTCAATTGAATGTTTTAATCACTAATTTATAAGTAAACCAAATTCATTCAGCATTAATTTTCACTTAGATGAGATCCTTTACTTTGGAATGTATGGAGTTTATTGATTTAAGCTCCTATCTATGGAAAAATCAGTTAGGGAAGATTGGAGgagttaattttattttattttaatgctAAAGAATGGAGGAGATTAATGATGAGGAGAAGACTCAGAAGAGTTAATGAAGGTGAAGGAGGGTTGTAGAGGAGAGGGAATGAAAATGGAGGGGAAAAGGGAGGGAAGTGGGTCGCCTCTCGTGTGGAGGGTCAATGCCGGAAAGTGGAATCAAACGTCAGAATCAGGCCTAAGGTTTGTTTGAGTCTTTTAACAAAAACATGATACGAACAAGTTTCTTTTTGCCAAAAAAATTGTATATGGTGGCTTATGATAAAAACACACTTTTAAAAGGTTGTTTATGAATTATGACAAATAATTGTCCTATAACTAAGTTGACTTCTTCCTGATAATAGATAACTAATGTATAGTATAGACTTGTGTTGCTGATTGTCATTGTTAATATTCTTTTATATTGTCGCGATAGCTGGGATATTGATCTGATCAAACAGAAATAAATAATACTATGGACTGGAGTAATTTATAAATGCTACTGTACTTGCCTAGATTGATTGCTCCACCGTTGACAATTCTGTATTATACAAGGTTTACATACTTTGTTCAACACCTTACCCTTCAAACAATCACAGAACCTAAAATATTTGAAAGAGAGGAAAGTTTGAGATTcacaaaagagaaaaaaatggCTGAAGTAGTATTATTTGGCATTGCAGAGGAAATCCTGAAGAATCTGGGATCAAGGGCTCTTGATGAGATCGTCTCAGCACATGGCTTCAAAGCTCAGTTCGAGAACCTCAAGAACACAATCACCAGTATTAAAGATGTGCTGTTGGATGCTGAGGAAAAGCAAGCTGATGATCACGCTGTTCGTGATTGGCTTGAAAGGCTTGCAACTGCTGTCTATGCTGCTGATGACTTGGTTGATGAGGTTTCTACTATTGCCACACGACAACAGCTCATGGACAGAAACACACTGTCTGAAAAGGTACAAACCTTTTTCTTCTGGCCGAATCAAAGTGTGTTTGCAAAAGTGTCCCGAAAGATGAAAACTATTAGGGAAGAGCTTGACGTTATAGTCAAAGATGGTACATGGTTTGATTTTGCACGCCGGCCTCACGAAGTAGGGAGTCGAATGAGTAGTTCTAGAGAAGCAGAAGTAGTTATTGGCAGAGATGGTGATAAGAAAGCTGTCTTGGAAATGCTGCTTGCATCCTCTTCCACTGATGAAAAGCATGAGAATGAGATGCTACCTGTTATCCCAATTGTTGGAAACGGAGGCATGGGGAAGACGACTTTAGCTCAATTCATATGTAATGACCCTCAGGTTAAGGAGCACTTTGAGTTGAGGTTATGGTTGTGTGTATCAAATGTCCTTGATATTAAGGTAATCATAAGAAAAATCCTTCTGTTGGTAACCAACATGGAAACCCATAAGTTGGAGATTGTGCAGTTACAAGGTCTATTGAGAAAAGTAGTTGGTGACAAGAAATACTTGATTGTTCTAGATGATGTGTGTAATGAACATTGTGAGGAATGGTCTAAGCTGAAAGCTCTTTTGAAAATTGGTAGAAGGGGGAGTAAGATCCTGGTAACTACTCGATCGAGGGAGGTGGCGGAAATGATGGGGACCTTACGTGCTTATGTTTTACAAGGGCTATCAGAGGAAAGGTCATGGGATTTATTTGAAAAGACGGCGTTTAAGCTTGGACAAGCTCAACCGAAACCACACCTTGTGGAAGTGGGGAAGGAGATTGTTAAGAAGTGTGCAAATGTTCCTTTGTCCATTAGAACTACAGGAAGTATGCTTTATGGCATGGAGGACAGCAAGTGGCTGTCAATTAAGGATATATTTGTAGCAAAGATTTCTGCAAACCAAAGTGACATTATGAAGGTTCTCAAGCTTAGCTACCATCATCTGTTGTCACCGTTGAAGAATTGTTTCTCTTATTGTGCTTTGTTCCAGAAAGGCTATGAATTTGACAAGGAAGTGTTGATGGATCTTTGGATAGCAGAGGGATTCGTTACTATTTCAGCTGCTAATGAAGGACAAAGTTTAGATGAAATTGCCGAGGAGTACTTTCTTACTTTGCTCCAAAGAGGTTTTTTCCAGGAAATAAGAATGAATGAATGGGGGGTTATTACAAGCTGCAAAATGCACGACTTAATGCATGATCTAGCGCAAGAAGTGTCTGGAGTCAAGTGCAAGGTTGCAGACTTTGCAGAAAGGAATTTTGATGACAAAACCCTTCACTTATCCTTTGCTTATCAACTGACTTCCTCGTCGAAAATCCCAAACGAAATTCAGAATCTGAAGCAGCTGCGTACATTTCTTTTGCCGGAGCAAAGGTATGTTGTTGAGTCTCTACCCTTGAGCAAATCCATATACCAATCATTAATAACGAGGTCTATCTGTTTGCGGGTATTGGATCTACATAATCTAAGCATCAAGAGTTTACCTAGTTCAATAGGTAAACTAATTCACTTGAGATACCTCAATCTCTCCTGCACACTTATTGAAGAGCTCCCCAGTTCAATCACAGATCTTCTGAATCTGCAAACACTAAAACTACGTCTTACTCAACTTAGAACACTACCACCAAACATTAGAAAACTTACCAATTTGAGGAGCCTTGATGTTAGTTCTTGTTCTAAATTGATTCACATGCCATCAGGAATAGGAGGATTGACTTTGCTCAGTAAGCTACCTAAATTTATTGTTAATCATTCTCCAGAATTAAGCAGTATGGCTAAACTGAGTGATCTTAAAAATCTCGATAACCTGAGAGGACACCTAGAAATTGTTATTCACGGTGAAACTAGCATATTGGAAGCAACAGAAGCAGAGTTGACTAGCAAAGACCAGTTGACCGAGttgttaataaactttaacagggagatgttttatttattttatggttGTAACCATGATTTGGCTACTTTGGAGGGCTTAAAACCGCATTCTAATCTAAAGATGTTGAAGATTTTGAATTACAGAGGACAGATGCTCCCAAATTGGGCAAGGATGGATAATTTGTCCACTACCCTTCCAAATTTGGTTGAGCTTAAATTGGAAAACTGTAGAAAATGTATACAGATCCCTGTCTTTAGTCAATTACGTTTCTTAAAACGCCTCAAGGTTTCAGAAATGGATACTGTGGAATACATGGAGAATGCTGTATGTGACGACagttcctcatcatcatcatcaaaacttcaaAGGGGAAAAACTTCATTGTTCTTCCCATCTCTTGAAGAACTCGAGATGAAAGACATGAAAAATctgaaaggatggtggaaaggATATGAAGATCATCTATTATCATCCATGCACTTCTCTAATATGTCAAAACTGTCTGTAGTTGGATGCAGAAACTTGATTTCTCTGCCACTTTGTCCGAAAATGGAGATTTTGACACTAACCGGCACCAATGACAGCCTCTTACTATCAAAGTTGGTAACAACTTCTGAATCTGTAAAAGGGGttggtttgaagttgaagcagCTGAAAATGGATCATTTAGATAACCAACTTATACTCCTGCCAAAACAATGTATAAACCAGCTTTCTTCACTAACTGTCCATGGTGATAACAAGCTAGTGAGCACTAAAATACTAGGAGAAGTATTCTCAACAACAACACTATCTTCATCTCTGCAAACCCTAGTTTTCTATAATTGCAAGAAACTGAGAAGCATATCAAAAGGCCTGGAAAATCTGACTGCATTGAAAGAGTTGGTATTTGATGGTTGTGAAATGCTGAAACTGTCACCAATAGAAGATGAAGATGCAAATGATAGCATACCATGGAAAGCTTTGAGAAATATCCTTTGTTATTTGACACTGTCAAATATCCGTGAACTGAACTATCTTCCTACAGGGTTTCGATACTTGACAAACCTCCGTTCTCTGAAACTGTCTTCTCTTATCCGATTGAAGGAACTACCGAAACACATAAGTTATATGCACTCTCTTGAACATCTGGATTTGTATGGTTGTCTTAGCTTGACATCTTTGCCAGAAGACTTCAGCAAGCTCACCTCTTTAAAGTATTTCAGAATCAAGTTTTGTCCGGCGTTGGCGAAACAATGCCGAGGCCCGGATGGTGGTGAGTGGCCAAATATTCAG
This Spinacia oleracea cultivar Varoflay chromosome 6, BTI_SOV_V1, whole genome shotgun sequence DNA region includes the following protein-coding sequences:
- the LOC110790702 gene encoding putative disease resistance protein RGA4, with the translated sequence MAEVVLFGIAEEILKNLGSRALDEIVSAHGFKAQFENLKNTITSIKDVLLDAEEKQADDHAVRDWLERLATAVYAADDLVDEVSTIATRQQLMDRNTLSEKVQTFFFWPNQSVFAKVSRKMKTIREELDVIVKDGTWFDFARRPHEVGSRMSSSREAEVVIGRDGDKKAVLEMLLASSSTDEKHENEMLPVIPIVGNGGMGKTTLAQFICNDPQVKEHFELRLWLCVSNVLDIKVIIRKILLLVTNMETHKLEIVQLQGLLRKVVGDKKYLIVLDDVCNEHCEEWSKLKALLKIGRRGSKILVTTRSREVAEMMGTLRAYVLQGLSEERSWDLFEKTAFKLGQAQPKPHLVEVGKEIVKKCANVPLSIRTTGSMLYGMEDSKWLSIKDIFVAKISANQSDIMKVLKLSYHHLLSPLKNCFSYCALFQKGYEFDKEVLMDLWIAEGFVTISAANEGQSLDEIAEEYFLTLLQRGFFQEIRMNEWGVITSCKMHDLMHDLAQEVSGVKCKVADFAERNFDDKTLHLSFAYQLTSSSKIPNEIQNLKQLRTFLLPEQRYVVESLPLSKSIYQSLITRSICLRVLDLHNLSIKSLPSSIGKLIHLRYLNLSCTLIEELPSSITDLLNLQTLKLRLTQLRTLPPNIRKLTNLRSLDVSSCSKLIHMPSGIGGLTLLSKLPKFIVNHSPELSSMAKLSDLKNLDNLRGHLEIVIHGETSILEATEAELTSKDQLTELLINFNREMFYLFYGCNHDLATLEGLKPHSNLKMLKILNYRGQMLPNWARMDNLSTTLPNLVELKLENCRKCIQIPVFSQLRFLKRLKVSEMDTVEYMENAVCDDSSSSSSSKLQRGKTSLFFPSLEELEMKDMKNLKGWWKGYEDHLLSSMHFSNMSKLSVVGCRNLISLPLCPKMEILTLTGTNDSLLLSKLVTTSESVKGVGLKLKQLKMDHLDNQLILLPKQCINQLSSLTVHGDNKLVSTKILGEVFSTTTLSSSLQTLVFYNCKKLRSISKGLENLTALKELVFDGCEMLKLSPIEDEDANDSIPWKALRNILCYLTLSNIRELNYLPTGFRYLTNLRSLKLSSLIRLKELPKHISYMHSLEHLDLYGCLSLTSLPEDFSKLTSLKYFRIKFCPALAKQCRGPDGGEWPNIQHVPLVIVSFKVHEIYFLLPISCLPLEKPREKIRKQMAEAALFGIAEEILKNVGSTAIDEIASAWGFKSQLEKLKNTVNTLKDVLLDAEDRQADSHAVRGWVARLTTAVYAADDLFDEFSTVASRKQLMGGNKLTKEVQTFFSCSNEISLALKISQKIKRIRQELDDVVKDSTQFAFVLRPHHEGRVIYTGRSRRDETYSFVDSEEVIGRDDDKKAVLDLLLAYYSIDNKHEDEDEVLPVISIVGIGGLGKTTLAQLIYNDPQVKDHFELMLWVCVSDVFDIKDITLKIIMSATNTESQKLEMEQLQGRLRNEIGDKKYLLVLDDVWNENRGEWLKLRGLLKIGRQGSKILVTTRSREVAEIMGNCPPHELQGLSEEKSWELFEKMAFKLGQAQQKPHLVQLGKEIVKKCANVPLAIRALGSLLYGKDETKWISIKDASLAKISDNQNNVLNILKLSYQHLCFPLKNCFGYCSLFPKDYLFDKETLIDLWMAEGFIANESQRLEEVANEYFLTLLQRCFFQDIKRDEWGAIKSCKMHDLMHDLAQQVAGVKCKVANFSETKFDGRIHHLSFAYRLTSSWKIPNSMLSMKLLRTFLLPEQMKDGSTFSKSICQQLMLRFSCLRVLDLHDLGVKSLPSSIGKLIHLRFLNLCKMPIVELPDSITQLHNLQTLKLYHCSRLKTLPKHIKKLTNLRSLDIDRCSKLSHLPSGIGELTLLHKLPLFIVDHNLRSKSRFKPKTAKLSDLQKLNNLRGVLCIEFNGDKNYGVRSNRGKLGWQTWND